A genome region from Blautia coccoides includes the following:
- the nifJ gene encoding pyruvate:ferredoxin (flavodoxin) oxidoreductase — MEYKKRKETMDGNTAAAMASYHFTEVAAIYPITPSSPMAEAVDKWAAEGKKNIFGKTVKLMEMQSEGGAAGALHGSLQSGALSTTYTSSQGLLLMIPNLYKIAGELLPGVLHVSARSLASNALSIFGDHQDVMSIRQTGTALLASGSVQECMDLGCTAHLCAIKSRIPFVHFFDGFRTSHEIQKIEVIGSQEIRQLVDWDAVSAFRDRALNPEHPVLRGTTQNPDIFFQEREAVNRFYLNLPEIVQEYMDKVKDLTGRPYHLFDYYGAEKPSVVIVSMGSSCEVIKETLDHLNRKEDKYGLVQVRLFRPFSKAAFLKAFPESTEKIVVLDRTKEPGANGEPLYQEVRAAFYGEDRHPEIIGGRYGLASKDFTPGDVAAILENAESDRPLNGFTVGIRDDVTYLSLPVKEDFPDTAPEGTVNCKFWGLGSDGTVSANKSAIKIIGDHTEKQVQAYFAYDSKKSGGITISHLRFGDKPIRSSYLVSHGDYIACHNQAYVTQYDLLDGIKENGIFLLNCIWDDREVNSRLPENLKRIILEKSIRFYTIDAVHIAEKIGLGRRINMIMQTAFFALTQIIPVEKAVEYLKAEVKKNYGHQGQKVIDMNFDAIEEALKHIHKVDLRLLCRESGEERKQEICTGDADTDFFVNNIMVPMNRQKGDNLPVSVFSGREDGTFPTGTTRYEKRGIALMVPEWDADACIQCNQCSLVCPHGVFRPRLLTKKELEQVPEGIREKARPAKGYTDTLFYMGFSPMDCTGCGNCIHICPAKGKALEMVSLNKRAEEETKNWKWIEEHPGTLESPKGSYSIKETQFLPVYFEFSGACAGCGETPYARLITQLFGDRMMISNSAGCATVWGGSAPAVPYRKDERGHGPAWGFSLFEDNAEYGLGMYLGYHAVREEIRQKLEILIEKLEEPGKNRPRLYCALSEYLDEFQNSKETRTRADKLEKLLQDNMDIPEAKQIYDRRDYLIKRSNWIFGGDGWAYDIGYGGLDHVLSTGADINIMVFDTEVYSNTGGQSSKSTPKAATAKFAAAGKRRKKKELGLMAMQYGDVYVAQIALGASPVQALRAIQEAENYPGPSLIIGYAPCINHGIKGGMGRTQEQQKRAVEAGYWNLYRYDPTKKEEGLNPFMLDSGAPRAEFRQFLESEVRFSSLKKKNPELAEELFVQAEEDALERYNRYRKMSTEV, encoded by the coding sequence ATGGAATATAAAAAGAGGAAGGAAACCATGGATGGTAATACTGCCGCGGCTATGGCTTCATACCATTTTACAGAAGTGGCAGCTATCTATCCCATCACACCTTCATCCCCCATGGCAGAAGCAGTGGACAAATGGGCTGCAGAGGGGAAGAAAAATATCTTTGGAAAAACAGTAAAATTGATGGAGATGCAGTCAGAAGGAGGAGCAGCAGGAGCACTTCATGGAAGCCTGCAGTCAGGTGCACTGTCCACTACCTATACTTCTTCCCAGGGGCTGCTGCTTATGATACCCAACCTGTATAAGATCGCAGGTGAGCTGCTGCCGGGAGTTCTGCATGTGAGTGCAAGATCACTGGCTTCTAATGCACTGAGTATCTTTGGGGACCATCAGGATGTTATGAGTATCCGCCAGACAGGGACAGCCCTGTTGGCATCAGGAAGTGTACAGGAATGCATGGATTTGGGCTGCACAGCCCATCTGTGTGCCATCAAGTCAAGAATTCCCTTCGTACATTTTTTTGACGGTTTCAGAACATCACATGAGATACAGAAAATAGAGGTGATCGGATCACAGGAGATCAGACAGCTTGTGGACTGGGATGCTGTTTCAGCCTTCCGTGACAGAGCGCTGAACCCGGAACATCCAGTCCTCCGCGGAACCACACAGAACCCTGATATCTTCTTCCAGGAAAGGGAAGCCGTGAACAGATTTTATCTGAACCTGCCGGAAATAGTACAGGAATATATGGACAAGGTTAAAGATCTTACAGGGAGACCATATCATCTCTTTGATTATTACGGGGCAGAGAAACCGTCAGTGGTGATCGTCTCTATGGGTTCCTCCTGCGAGGTGATCAAGGAAACCCTCGATCATCTCAATAGAAAAGAGGATAAGTACGGTCTTGTCCAGGTTCGTCTGTTCCGTCCGTTCTCAAAAGCGGCATTTTTGAAAGCTTTCCCGGAGAGTACAGAGAAAATCGTGGTGCTTGACCGGACAAAAGAACCCGGAGCTAACGGAGAACCGCTGTACCAGGAAGTGCGCGCGGCATTTTACGGCGAGGACAGACATCCTGAGATCATAGGCGGCCGCTATGGTCTTGCGTCTAAGGATTTCACACCCGGAGATGTGGCGGCTATACTGGAAAACGCGGAGAGTGACAGGCCGCTGAATGGATTTACCGTGGGGATCAGGGATGATGTTACATACCTGTCACTGCCGGTCAAAGAAGATTTTCCGGATACCGCGCCGGAGGGGACTGTAAACTGTAAATTCTGGGGACTGGGTTCAGACGGAACGGTAAGCGCCAATAAATCCGCAATAAAAATCATAGGCGATCATACAGAAAAACAAGTACAGGCCTATTTTGCATATGATTCCAAAAAATCAGGGGGAATCACCATATCCCATCTGCGTTTCGGGGACAAGCCGATCCGCTCTTCCTACCTGGTAAGCCACGGAGATTATATTGCCTGTCACAATCAGGCTTATGTGACACAGTATGACCTGCTGGACGGTATAAAGGAAAATGGAATATTTCTGCTTAACTGTATCTGGGATGACCGGGAAGTGAACAGCCGGCTGCCGGAAAACCTGAAGAGGATCATTCTGGAAAAAAGTATTCGTTTTTATACCATAGATGCCGTACATATTGCAGAGAAGATTGGACTTGGCAGACGTATCAACATGATCATGCAGACAGCATTCTTTGCACTGACACAGATCATTCCTGTGGAAAAAGCCGTGGAATATCTGAAAGCTGAAGTTAAGAAAAATTACGGGCACCAGGGTCAGAAAGTGATAGATATGAACTTTGATGCCATTGAAGAAGCACTGAAACATATCCATAAGGTGGACTTAAGGTTACTGTGCCGGGAGAGCGGGGAAGAACGAAAACAGGAAATCTGTACGGGCGACGCGGATACAGACTTTTTTGTAAATAACATTATGGTTCCCATGAACCGGCAGAAGGGTGATAACCTGCCTGTCAGTGTATTCAGCGGCAGAGAAGACGGGACCTTCCCTACCGGTACAACCCGGTATGAAAAACGCGGAATTGCGCTGATGGTCCCTGAGTGGGATGCGGATGCGTGTATTCAGTGTAATCAATGTTCGCTGGTATGTCCTCATGGCGTATTCCGTCCAAGGCTGCTGACTAAAAAAGAGCTTGAACAGGTACCGGAGGGGATCAGGGAAAAAGCAAGGCCTGCAAAGGGTTATACAGATACCCTTTTTTATATGGGATTTTCACCTATGGACTGTACAGGATGCGGGAATTGTATTCACATATGTCCGGCAAAAGGAAAAGCTCTTGAGATGGTAAGCCTTAATAAGAGAGCAGAAGAAGAGACTAAAAACTGGAAGTGGATAGAAGAACACCCGGGGACATTAGAATCGCCAAAAGGCAGTTATAGTATAAAAGAGACACAGTTTTTGCCGGTTTATTTTGAATTTTCAGGGGCCTGCGCAGGATGTGGTGAGACACCCTATGCCAGACTGATCACGCAGCTCTTTGGGGACAGAATGATGATTTCCAACTCCGCGGGATGCGCTACAGTATGGGGCGGAAGTGCGCCGGCGGTTCCTTACAGGAAGGATGAAAGAGGGCATGGGCCTGCCTGGGGATTTTCACTTTTTGAGGACAATGCAGAGTATGGCCTTGGCATGTATCTGGGCTACCATGCCGTGAGAGAAGAGATTAGACAGAAACTGGAGATCCTGATAGAGAAATTGGAGGAACCGGGAAAAAACAGGCCAAGGCTGTATTGCGCTTTAAGTGAATATCTGGATGAGTTTCAAAATTCAAAAGAAACGAGAACCCGTGCGGATAAGCTGGAAAAACTGCTGCAAGACAATATGGATATTCCGGAGGCAAAGCAGATATATGACAGAAGGGACTATCTGATAAAGCGTTCTAACTGGATATTCGGCGGAGACGGCTGGGCATATGATATTGGTTATGGAGGCCTGGACCATGTACTTTCCACAGGCGCAGATATCAATATCATGGTATTTGATACAGAAGTTTACTCCAACACAGGAGGGCAGTCTTCTAAGTCCACACCAAAAGCAGCCACAGCAAAATTTGCGGCAGCAGGAAAGCGGAGGAAAAAGAAAGAGCTGGGCCTGATGGCAATGCAGTATGGAGATGTATATGTTGCCCAGATTGCATTGGGGGCTAGTCCTGTGCAGGCGTTAAGGGCAATCCAGGAAGCTGAAAATTATCCTGGACCGTCCCTGATCATCGGATATGCGCCGTGCATTAATCACGGGATCAAAGGCGGTATGGGACGTACGCAGGAGCAGCAGAAGCGTGCTGTGGAAGCGGGATACTGGAACCTGTACCGGTATGATCCAACAAAAAAAGAAGAGGGCTTAAATCCGTTTATGCTGGATTCCGGAGCACCCAGGGCAGAGTTCCGGCAGTTTCTTGAAAGTGAGGTGCGATTTTCATCTCTGAAAAAGAAAAATCCTGAGCTGGCGGAAGAATTGTTTGTCCAGGCAGAAGAGGACGCACTGGAGCGTTATAACAGATACAGGAAAATGAGTACGGAAGTTTAG
- a CDS encoding alcohol dehydrogenase catalytic domain-containing protein, producing MKAILKDKREAGFTLADIPVPEIGRNEVLIKVEASALCRSDVDVYEWTPLVEKANYDLPFVMGHEFAGTIVKTGEDVQGYEPGDRVAGETHIPCGYCETCRTGNQHICGNHMGVLGRTVDGCFAEYIALHQKALIRLPENLSFQEGAILEPFATAMHAVSKANPSGRSLLIAGTGTIGQMAVEIAKYLGCTKLFAVDISDTKLQESRKRGADVTINGMKEDLVEIVKRETDGYGVDAVIDFTGNERVINQEVEAVKIAGTIVHVGMVEKPLTYRNFMYGVVYKELIVTGIFGRRMYETWTEVMNILKTGKIDLRSFVAKEMKLEDFQEANREFPNVSGRIVFQHE from the coding sequence ATGAAGGCAATTTTAAAAGATAAAAGGGAAGCAGGATTTACACTGGCAGATATACCGGTTCCGGAAATCGGAAGAAATGAAGTTTTGATAAAAGTGGAGGCATCTGCCCTCTGCAGATCAGATGTGGACGTATATGAATGGACACCTCTGGTAGAGAAGGCGAACTATGACCTGCCTTTTGTTATGGGGCATGAGTTTGCAGGTACTATAGTAAAGACAGGAGAAGACGTACAGGGATATGAGCCGGGCGACAGAGTGGCCGGGGAGACACATATCCCATGTGGTTACTGTGAGACCTGCAGGACAGGAAACCAACATATCTGCGGCAATCACATGGGAGTTTTGGGAAGAACGGTGGACGGATGCTTTGCAGAATATATTGCGCTGCATCAAAAAGCGCTGATCAGACTTCCTGAGAATCTTTCTTTCCAGGAGGGCGCTATATTAGAGCCTTTTGCCACAGCAATGCATGCGGTCTCGAAAGCAAACCCATCCGGCAGATCCCTGCTGATCGCAGGTACGGGAACTATTGGGCAGATGGCAGTGGAAATCGCCAAATATCTGGGCTGTACAAAATTGTTTGCAGTGGACATCAGCGACACGAAGCTGCAGGAGAGCAGAAAACGGGGGGCGGATGTGACCATTAACGGTATGAAAGAAGACCTGGTTGAGATCGTTAAACGTGAAACAGACGGATACGGAGTAGATGCAGTCATTGATTTTACAGGAAATGAGAGAGTTATCAACCAGGAGGTGGAAGCCGTTAAGATCGCGGGAACCATCGTACATGTGGGAATGGTGGAAAAACCCCTGACATATAGGAATTTTATGTACGGCGTTGTCTATAAGGAACTTATCGTTACCGGAATCTTCGGAAGACGCATGTATGAGACATGGACAGAAGTTATGAATATTCTAAAAACAGGAAAGATCGATCTCAGATCATTTGTTGCCAAAGAAATGAAGCTGGAAGATTTCCAGGAAGCAAATAGAGAGTTTCCAAACGTTTCTGGCAGAATTGTTTTTCAACATGAATAG
- a CDS encoding RpiB/LacA/LacB family sugar-phosphate isomerase — translation MKIAIGCDPNAEEAKKRLIDYITREGLGTVTDFGSTDAVYAHVAFSVARAVADKEYDRGILLCGTGIGMSIAANKVKGAYAALVSDTYSAKRSRLSNDANILCMGAFTIGDKVREELTTVFIQNDFISGSSSQVKVDAYKEYDAER, via the coding sequence ATGAAAATTGCGATTGGCTGTGATCCCAATGCGGAGGAAGCCAAGAAGAGACTGATAGATTATATTACCAGGGAGGGACTGGGCACAGTGACTGACTTTGGCAGTACAGATGCGGTGTACGCTCACGTGGCTTTTTCAGTTGCCAGGGCAGTGGCAGATAAGGAATATGACAGAGGAATCCTGCTCTGCGGCACAGGGATCGGAATGTCTATTGCGGCAAATAAGGTAAAAGGCGCATATGCCGCATTGGTGTCAGATACATATTCGGCAAAAAGGTCACGGCTGTCAAATGATGCAAATATACTCTGCATGGGGGCTTTTACCATTGGTGATAAAGTGCGGGAAGAGCTGACAACAGTGTTTATACAAAATGATTTTATTTCAGGAAGTTCTTCACAGGTTAAAGTAGACGCGTATAAGGAATACGATGCAGAAAGATAG
- the dhaL gene encoding dihydroxyacetone kinase subunit DhaL yields MQAFKNTEGKSILLRMVQVIQENKEYLGQIDGVIGDGDHGANMNKGFTMFLNQYKDVDYSFTEGLYHLGMVLLNGIGGSMGPIYGTIFMAMSEAADGKDVIGLSELSQMLKAAEEELFTIVDARKGDKTLVDSLSPAIDAVQQAAAAEADFRSALDAMCAASGQGKERTRDLTARYGRASRLGERSRGVLDAGAVSCDLLLNAMAQGIGELL; encoded by the coding sequence ATGCAGGCATTTAAAAACACAGAAGGAAAATCCATTTTGTTGAGAATGGTTCAGGTGATCCAGGAGAATAAGGAGTATCTTGGCCAGATAGATGGAGTCATTGGAGACGGTGACCACGGAGCGAATATGAACAAAGGCTTTACTATGTTCTTAAATCAGTATAAAGACGTGGATTACAGTTTTACGGAAGGGCTTTATCACCTGGGTATGGTTCTGCTCAACGGGATAGGAGGATCAATGGGTCCTATCTACGGAACCATTTTCATGGCAATGTCAGAAGCGGCAGACGGTAAGGACGTGATAGGACTCAGTGAGTTATCCCAAATGCTGAAAGCTGCGGAAGAAGAACTTTTTACAATTGTGGATGCCCGAAAAGGGGACAAGACTTTAGTGGACAGTTTATCTCCTGCAATAGATGCGGTGCAGCAGGCGGCAGCGGCTGAAGCGGACTTTAGATCAGCACTGGATGCCATGTGCGCTGCGTCCGGGCAGGGGAAAGAACGTACCAGAGACTTGACCGCCAGGTATGGAAGAGCATCCCGTCTCGGGGAGCGTTCCAGAGGTGTGCTGGATGCCGGCGCTGTATCCTGTGATCTTCTTTTAAATGCAATGGCCCAAGGAATAGGGGAATTGCTGTGA
- a CDS encoding dihydroxyacetone kinase subunit DhaK — translation MQRILNDPDNIVDEMLQGFFKAHCDLVERTSNPRVVKAKNIPRDKVGVVTGGGSGHKPAFVGYVGKNLCDAAAVGEIFSSPTPGAFLDAMKCADQGKGVVCLYGNYSGDNMNVKMAVKMAEKQGIKVRTVIANDDVASAPKEQREKRRGVAGEILMWKAAGAKAAQGADLDQVAATAQKAIDNTRSVGVGLKPCVLPAIGHPGFEIEEGTMELGIGHHGEPGVAVVPMETADKLAERMLDMILADHPYKAGDEAAVLLSGLGATPVMELYVLYNEVEKQLTEKGIGVYRAYVGNYFTSLDMAGATLSLMKTDDELKELLAMPAYSMGWK, via the coding sequence ATGCAGAGAATATTAAACGACCCGGATAACATAGTAGACGAAATGCTGCAGGGATTTTTCAAAGCGCACTGTGATCTTGTGGAGAGAACATCAAATCCGCGTGTGGTAAAGGCAAAAAATATTCCAAGGGATAAAGTAGGCGTGGTGACCGGCGGCGGTTCCGGGCATAAGCCTGCATTTGTGGGATATGTGGGGAAAAACTTATGTGATGCAGCGGCCGTGGGCGAAATTTTTTCTTCTCCGACGCCAGGTGCATTTCTGGATGCCATGAAATGTGCTGACCAGGGAAAAGGTGTTGTCTGTCTGTACGGCAATTATTCAGGCGACAATATGAATGTAAAGATGGCGGTCAAAATGGCAGAAAAGCAGGGAATCAAAGTCAGGACCGTAATTGCCAATGACGATGTGGCATCAGCTCCAAAGGAACAGCGGGAAAAAAGGCGTGGTGTTGCAGGCGAGATCCTCATGTGGAAGGCGGCTGGTGCAAAAGCGGCACAGGGGGCAGATTTGGACCAGGTTGCGGCGACAGCGCAGAAAGCTATCGACAATACCAGATCGGTTGGTGTGGGGCTGAAACCATGCGTTCTGCCTGCAATCGGACATCCGGGGTTTGAGATAGAAGAGGGGACCATGGAGCTTGGGATCGGTCATCACGGGGAACCGGGAGTGGCAGTGGTGCCAATGGAAACAGCCGATAAACTGGCAGAAAGAATGCTGGACATGATACTTGCGGATCATCCGTATAAGGCAGGAGATGAGGCAGCGGTCCTTTTGTCCGGGCTTGGCGCTACACCGGTTATGGAATTGTATGTTCTTTATAATGAGGTGGAAAAGCAGCTGACTGAAAAGGGAATTGGTGTTTATCGGGCATATGTGGGGAATTATTTTACATCACTGGATATGGCAGGAGCCACTTTGTCACTGATGAAGACAGACGATGAACTGAAGGAACTGCTTGCCATGCCTGCATACAGTATGGGATGGAAGTAG
- a CDS encoding DUF5060 domain-containing protein yields MGNGEIHLWETFEIVLYAEGKYENHYTDVCVWAHLKGPDFDKKCFGFWDGDNVFRIRVTAVRPGLWTYTTGANVEDKGLVGVTGAFVGIPWTEEEKQEVQTRRGIIRASKNGHAMQYADGTPFVMVGDTWWGLATYRYPWDESETEHPIGSSMSIKDMARQRIRQGFNTVGMIASFPTWADDGEDAWIMLDDGHETAVRNAWTVDGSSRQGVRKDTAPCKAMHNEGGRPFFFPGKVEGYEEIVPDYDRINPEYFKVLDKKIDWLNRHGITVFIEAIRRDCSKTWKYYYDWPMVYTRYIQYIFARYQVNNCIFSPIHFDIKMNTIDSREFNEPIDLLIDTYGRPPFGTLMGTNPSPSTLINYGGPKEQHWLTLHQTGNWREHEHYWYLTDIFHASPACPAVNGEPYYSGYPESSMKIDENGNTVTELGTLTADSEEDHLNCRSGYYGSVLSGAYGGVLAGFEGGWGANIEEGNLYNIWDTMTFPVSYQVKYVRDFLLSEGSRYTELIPNAELVTPNKAGDPYGYRGWAFASATEKRDLILGYVERDCPRVAVRGLRPYEKYDFIWFDPCDGTWSGSTKLSVSAVGMIHLPEYPGRQDWAFKLKKIQEPYRIDTSENPKSSLEEYRRQKVRKG; encoded by the coding sequence ATGGGGAATGGAGAGATCCATTTGTGGGAAACGTTTGAGATCGTACTGTACGCTGAGGGTAAATATGAGAATCATTATACAGACGTCTGTGTATGGGCGCATCTGAAGGGGCCGGATTTTGATAAGAAGTGTTTTGGCTTCTGGGATGGGGATAATGTATTCAGGATCAGAGTGACAGCGGTCCGCCCGGGGCTTTGGACATACACAACAGGGGCAAACGTAGAAGATAAAGGTCTTGTGGGAGTGACGGGAGCATTTGTGGGTATTCCTTGGACTGAGGAAGAGAAACAAGAGGTACAGACACGCAGAGGTATCATAAGAGCCAGTAAAAACGGACATGCCATGCAGTATGCAGACGGAACACCCTTTGTAATGGTAGGAGATACCTGGTGGGGATTGGCAACATACAGATATCCCTGGGATGAGAGTGAAACTGAGCATCCGATCGGCAGCAGCATGAGTATAAAAGATATGGCTAGGCAGAGGATCCGCCAGGGATTTAATACTGTTGGCATGATCGCGTCTTTCCCTACCTGGGCTGATGACGGTGAAGATGCATGGATCATGTTGGATGACGGACATGAAACAGCAGTTAGAAACGCATGGACTGTAGATGGTTCATCCAGACAGGGAGTCAGAAAAGATACAGCACCCTGTAAAGCTATGCATAATGAAGGCGGAAGGCCATTCTTTTTCCCGGGTAAGGTAGAAGGTTATGAAGAGATTGTTCCTGATTATGACAGGATCAACCCGGAATATTTCAAGGTACTGGATAAAAAGATTGACTGGCTGAACAGGCACGGCATTACAGTGTTTATCGAAGCAATACGCCGTGACTGCTCAAAAACCTGGAAATATTATTACGACTGGCCTATGGTTTATACCAGGTATATTCAGTATATATTTGCGCGTTACCAGGTAAACAACTGTATTTTCAGCCCTATCCATTTTGATATCAAGATGAATACCATAGACAGCCGTGAATTCAATGAACCCATTGATCTGCTGATAGATACTTACGGCAGGCCGCCTTTCGGAACCCTGATGGGAACCAATCCTTCCCCCAGTACCCTGATCAATTACGGAGGCCCAAAAGAGCAGCACTGGCTGACACTTCATCAGACCGGAAATTGGCGTGAACATGAACACTACTGGTATCTCACGGATATCTTCCACGCTTCTCCTGCCTGTCCGGCAGTCAACGGTGAACCTTATTATTCCGGTTACCCGGAATCCTCCATGAAAATAGATGAAAACGGAAATACCGTTACAGAGTTAGGCACCCTCACAGCCGACAGTGAGGAAGACCATTTAAACTGCCGATCCGGGTATTACGGAAGTGTTTTGAGCGGTGCTTATGGGGGTGTTCTGGCCGGATTTGAAGGCGGATGGGGAGCCAATATTGAAGAGGGCAATCTCTATAATATCTGGGATACCATGACTTTCCCGGTGAGTTACCAGGTGAAATATGTGCGAGATTTCCTCTTGTCTGAGGGCAGCAGATATACGGAACTGATTCCCAATGCTGAATTGGTGACACCCAATAAAGCAGGAGATCCTTACGGGTATAGAGGCTGGGCTTTTGCTTCTGCCACCGAGAAAAGGGATCTGATCCTGGGATATGTGGAAAGGGATTGTCCAAGAGTCGCGGTACGGGGACTGCGCCCATATGAAAAATATGATTTTATATGGTTTGATCCCTGTGACGGAACCTGGAGCGGAAGTACAAAATTAAGTGTCAGTGCGGTAGGTATGATCCATTTACCGGAGTATCCGGGCAGGCAGGACTGGGCATTTAAATTAAAGAAAATACAGGAGCCATACAGGATCGATACTTCCGAGAACCCCAAATCATCACTGGAGGAATATAGAAGGCAGAAAGTGCGGAAAGGGTAA
- a CDS encoding sugar phosphate isomerase/epimerase family protein has translation MKYGICLTPIYPAAINDITVMSQVIEKTKNQKVFNCAEIYFEGSKEEENTIRKMSEDTGLDTVYLGGLPIKRDGIDISSGDEAERKKSVDKCKGHIDHAVRMGCVRIVVASGPDWKGDKDKKCIAEQMRKSLEELDIYCRGSRLEVSVEPFPVRTDPYLAVGETKLVQDIFKDSSFRNVGITFDTSHFSQLGEDIEESFQSLKPWIHHMHLANCVMRDKTSPLYGDKHPAFSQKDGDFSIETIHDFYQRMKSKGALKEVDICSLEIVSRGNENRYYDEACREAKMIWEL, from the coding sequence ATGAAATACGGGATATGTCTTACACCCATCTATCCGGCAGCTATCAATGATATTACGGTAATGTCGCAGGTTATTGAGAAGACAAAAAATCAGAAAGTGTTTAATTGTGCAGAGATATATTTTGAAGGTTCCAAAGAAGAGGAGAACACCATCCGTAAGATGTCAGAGGATACCGGTCTGGATACAGTGTATCTGGGGGGACTGCCTATAAAGAGAGATGGTATCGATATATCATCAGGAGATGAGGCAGAACGGAAAAAAAGCGTGGATAAGTGCAAAGGCCACATTGACCATGCAGTCCGTATGGGATGTGTCAGAATAGTGGTCGCCAGCGGTCCTGACTGGAAAGGTGATAAGGATAAAAAATGTATTGCGGAGCAGATGCGAAAGTCTCTGGAGGAACTTGACATTTACTGTCGGGGAAGCCGTCTGGAAGTTTCTGTGGAACCATTCCCAGTGAGGACAGATCCGTATCTGGCAGTTGGAGAGACAAAACTGGTGCAGGATATTTTTAAAGACAGCAGTTTCCGCAATGTGGGAATCACCTTTGATACCAGCCATTTTTCTCAATTAGGAGAGGATATAGAGGAAAGTTTTCAGTCACTGAAGCCGTGGATACATCACATGCATTTGGCTAATTGTGTGATGAGGGATAAAACAAGCCCTCTGTACGGAGACAAGCATCCTGCATTTTCACAAAAAGACGGTGATTTCAGTATAGAGACCATCCATGACTTCTATCAGAGAATGAAGTCAAAAGGGGCACTTAAGGAAGTTGATATCTGTTCTCTTGAGATTGTAAGCAGGGGAAATGAGAACCGATATTATGATGAGGCCTGCAGGGAAGCAAAAATGATCTGGGAATTATAG
- a CDS encoding RraA family protein, translated as MMTDTELIKELRKYRCADLCDGMDAIGLVDKGTMNEAMRPLRDGIEFKGFAYTIKLLPKSDAVKVCKTPEEWREELGKECNKIYNFVGEITPERAKDTVIVVDMEGVRGGLWGSEIAMTMMERGIEGVVLDGGCRDSYETNLEKAPVFCTKRTFTHAYGRVEPGALNIPVNCAGVTVKPGDIVCADDDGVLVIPRERAEEVIMFAKMQLEDDIAVRTEHYDNLGFEHDETLNRMK; from the coding sequence ATGATGACAGATACAGAATTGATCAAGGAGCTTAGAAAATACAGATGCGCGGACCTCTGCGATGGCATGGATGCCATTGGTTTGGTGGACAAAGGAACCATGAATGAGGCCATGCGGCCTCTCAGAGATGGGATTGAATTTAAAGGGTTTGCCTACACGATCAAGCTGCTTCCGAAATCCGATGCTGTAAAGGTATGTAAGACACCGGAGGAGTGGAGAGAGGAATTAGGAAAAGAGTGTAATAAAATCTATAATTTTGTGGGAGAGATCACTCCGGAACGTGCAAAGGATACGGTTATCGTTGTGGATATGGAAGGTGTCAGAGGTGGGCTTTGGGGCTCGGAAATCGCTATGACTATGATGGAACGCGGTATTGAAGGCGTGGTTCTGGACGGAGGATGCAGAGACTCTTATGAGACAAATCTTGAAAAGGCACCGGTATTCTGTACAAAAAGAACGTTTACCCATGCATATGGAAGAGTAGAACCGGGGGCATTGAACATTCCGGTCAACTGTGCAGGTGTAACCGTGAAGCCGGGCGATATTGTATGCGCAGATGACGATGGTGTTCTGGTGATCCCCAGAGAACGCGCAGAAGAGGTTATTATGTTTGCAAAAATGCAGTTGGAGGACGATATTGCTGTCCGTACAGAGCATTATGACAATTTAGGATTTGAGCATGATGAAACACTTAACAGAATGAAATAA